CTTGGCGGTTCCGTCCGCGTTTCGGACACGCCGCCGAGTGCGGAGCACCCGCAGAATCCTCCTCCGCCGCAGCCGCCGGAGGAATAAAGAAATCGGGCGGGGCTTTCGGGCCCCGCCTTTTCATTCTTTGCCTTTTTCCTTCCGCTTCGATTCTTCCCACAACACGTCCATTTCCTCGAGCGTCATTTCCTCGAGTTTTCGGCCCATTTCGCGGGCGCGTGCCTCGATGTAGTGGAATCGCCGCGTGAACTTCGCATTTGTGCTGTGGCATGCCTGTTCCGGATCAACCTTCAGGAAGCGAGCAAGATTCACGAGCGCGAAGAACAGGTCGCCCAACTCGTCCTCGATCTTCTCCGGATCCATCAGATCGTGCTGCTCGCGCAGCTCATCGATCTCTTCATGGATCTTCGACCACACCGGGCCGATGGTGCTCCAATCGAACCCAACACGCGCGGCTTTTGTCTGTAGACGCTGCGCGCGCTGCAAAGCGGGCAGTGCCTTCGGGACACCATCCAAAGCGGAAACGGGCCTGTCTCCGTCCCTCTTCTCTTCGCGTTCCTGACGCTTGATCGCTTCCCAATTCTTCAGCACCGTGCCGGCGTCGTCCGCGGTCACCTCGCCGAACACGTGCGGGTGGCGGCGGATCAGTTTTTCGCAAACGCCGCGATAAACGTCGTCGACATCGAACAGGCCTTCGCGCTTTCCGAGCGCGGAGTGAAACACGATCTGCAATCCCAGGTCTCCTAGTTCGGCGCGCAGCTCATCCCAGTCTTCGAGATCAATCGCCTCGCAGACTTCGTAGGCTTCCTCGACCACATACGGCCGCAAGGTACGGTGGCTTTGCTCCCGATCCCACGGACAACCGTCGGGAGCCAGAAGGCACTCCATGATTTCCACTAGGCGGCGGAACTGATCGGGATTATCCGGTGCAGGTCTGCCCGCGGATTGGTTCTTGTTTTCGCTCTCAGACATCAAACTATCCTTTTCATTCAATTGCTTTCATTCGTTTCTTCATGTGCAGCAGACCGGCGACCGTCACAAACAGGATCGCCGCGGGACGCTGCCAGAAATACAGCAGACCAAGAAGCGTTTGCGCGGGCTCGATGTTGTTCGCCTGCGCCCACAAGAACGGCAGCCAGAGCGAAGGCGTGCCTGCGCCAACCCATGTAACGATCGCTTGCCAGGGCTTCAGAACGCCGAAGATCAGCCAGAACGCAACGAGCGCCTGCAGCAGAACCATGTGGTGTTCCCACGTGTCGCGGTAAGCATAAAACCAGATCAGCCAGAACATCCCCATCGCGACGGGGCTGAAGCCTTTTCGGTAGTCCTTCAGCGACCAGAGCACTGCAAGTCCGAAGATCCCGAGCATCGCGCCGACCGCCCACGTCACGGGATCGCGCAATGGACTCGTCGGAGCATCCTCCGGCGCGAGTGGCTGGTTGAAACTGCGACCTTGCAGAACCCAAATCGTTGCGTTGACTCCGGCCTGCATGCCTTGCGCGCCGGCGTATGGTTGTTGCTCGTGCATCAGCACGCGACCTTCAAGGCCGCGCGACTGGAAGTAGTCTCGACTCTGTGGGTTGAGTGCGAAGTAGCCGATCGTTGTGCTGCCCAGAATCACGGCGGTGAGAATCACCGTCCTTCGCCAGTGCCACAACCACAGCGGCAGTGCCATCGCGCACGTGTAGACTTTCAGCGCCACAGACGCTGCCCACAGCCATGCCCCCAACTTCACTCCGCGCGATAGTGCGTCGAGGCTCCAGAGCATCAACGACGCCATTAGCAACGAGAACTGCCCCATGTACCACTCGACCGACAGCGGAAACCATGCGAGCCAGATCACACCGAGCACGAGCAATGCTTTCGGACGGCGCCCAACGCAGAGCAGAAAGTTCGCAATCAACAGCACGAAGTTCAATGCAATCCACGCAACGTACGCCGACCAGGGCGGCAACACGTTGAGCGGCACGCCAAGCAGAACCGCCGTCAGTGGCAAGTAGCGGTAGGTCGCAACCCACGGCGCGCGCGTCGGTGGATGCTTCAACGGGTCGGCGCTGATGAGATTCACAAGGAATGGATCGCGCCCATGCAGAACCAGCGAACCGGCTTCGTAGACGCAGAAGTAGTCCGTCGCGATGCGGTCCTTGAACAGGTAACCCGAATCCACCGCCAGCGGCTTCCAGATTCCACCGCCAAGCCGCGCCGGTTGGTTGGCCATCGCGTTACCGGGCTCATTCCCGATGTGCGCCCCTGGACTGGTGCGACCAAATGGCAGGAAGGTGATCGCCAGAAGAAGCAGCAGCGCGAGGCAAATCTTCTCTATATGCGAAGCCGAACGCACACAATCCCATCCACGCCGAATGGCGTGCAATGCAGGATCGTTCAGTGCGGGATCGTAATCTTCAGTTTTCACGTTGTTTCTGCGTTTCCTTCATGCGCCCTAGACCAGGTGCCCGAAATCGCTGGAGCCCATCGCGACATTGCGCTTCGGGAAGTAATCATTCCACCGCTCATCCACGCGCTTTGCAATCTCCGGCGCGGCAAACAACTCATCCGGGTACCACGGCTTCATCCGTGCATCGATCACGATCGGCCCTGTGTAGGCGATATGATTGCGGACGATGCGCTTCTCAGCGGCGTGAATGTCGGCGGCCGGTTCGAATCGGGTGAACGTCGTCCATAGGAAACTGATCGAGTTCGCTGCCGCGCGGGCAGGATCATCGCACAGCACGATGAGAGGCCATTCCGCGAAATCCGGATGGCGCGCGATCGTCTCGCCGAAGTTCTCATCTTCGGCAAACGTCGCCCCGCCAACGACAAGACAACCGGGGCAGAAAACCTGCACCTCGCGGCATGGGCCGGAATCGCCGCGGAATTCACGGGGCAACTCGCGGATTGGGTCGCCAAGACCGACCAGTACGCCTTTGCTTCCCTTGTTCACTTCCGGCCCGGTGTAATCCAACGTATCCATCGACAAATTGCTGAAGACGAACAGATCCGTTTCCCAACGGCAGCGCGCCAGGATGTATTCGAGCGTTGTCGGGAAGTCGCGCAACTCGATCGGCGCATCGGTGGCGAGAAGGAACTTCGTCAGCGAAAGCTGCCCCTCGCCCAGAATCCGGAAGGCTGACATCATCGCCTCGCGCGGATACCGCTCTCGAACCACCGCGCCGGCCAGCGAATGGAACCCGGTCTCGCCGTAGCTCCAAAGGTCCCGCACCGCCGGCATCACCAGCGGGAATAGCGGACTCAGCAATTCCTGCAGGTAATCGCCGATATAGAAATCTTCCTGGCGCGGCTTGCCAACCACCGTGGCCGGCCAGATTGCATCGCTTCTGCGCCAGACACGTTCGCATTGGAAAACCGGATAGGGGTGCTTCAGGCTGTAGTAACCATAATGATCCCCGAACGGCCCTTCGTCGCGGCGCAGCCGCGGCGGTACGCGCCCCATGAAGGCAAATTCCGCCTCCGCCACCAGCGGATGCGGCCAGCCCTTGCGCCGGACGACCGGCAGCTTCCGGCCGAGAAGCAACGAGGACAGCAGCAGCTCCGGAATGCCTTCCGGCAGGGGAGCGATCGCGCCGAGAATCAGCGCCGGCGGCCCCCCGGCGAAGATCGTCACCGGCAGCGATTCATTCTGTGCCTCGGCTTCCGAGTAGTGGAACCCGCCGCCTTTGCCGATCTGCCAATGGATGCCCGTCTCACGGGCGTTGTAGCGCTGGATGCGATACATGCCCAGGTTGGGCGTGCCGTCCTGGGGGCTGGTCGTCAGGACCAGCGGCAGCGTCATGAACGCCCCGCCGTCCTCCGGCCACGTCTTCAGCATCGGGACGCGTTCCAGGTTGGGGCGCTCGCGGACCTCGAGCACCGGGCCAGCGGAGCGAGTTTTCAGCCCCACCTTCAGCCCATCCCGGATCAGCCCTCGGGCCTTCCAGAGATCTCGTGGCCTCGGAGGCATCGCTTCCTTGGCGAAGCTCGCGGCCTCTCGGACGAATTCCTCGGGCCGGGGGCCGAATGCCAGCCGCGTCCTTTCCAGCGTTCCAAACAGGTTCGTGACGACTGGAAAGCCCGCACCCTTGACATCGCGAAACAGCAGGGCGGGACCATCCGCGGCGATCACGCGGCGGTGGATCTCGGCAATTTCCTGGTCCGCGTCGACGGGCGTGTCGATCTCGACAAGCTCACCGCGGCGGCGCAGGAGGTCGAGGAACTCACGCAGATTAGAGGGCGAAACGGCCATGGGCGTCCTTTCTCAATTCCGGTCACGTTGCAGGGAATGGGCCGCGGGATCAACGTGGAATGACAGTGTCCGGATTTGGACCGAATCGGACAATTAAGACAACGTAGGTTCAATATATCGGAGAATTCCAGTTGAGTCCCACGGGGGTACTCCGGTTAATCGCGCTGACTGCTTGAAGTCCGGAGAGGGCCCGGGGGAGGGCCCCGCGATTCCGCCACTCTCCGCGCCCCTCACACCAGTCAAAATCTTCCATTTTGGAGACTTGGGGAATGCCGGAGACACCTCATCTCGTCGCATATTGCTTTATAGCAATGTTGACGGTCGCCAGCCTCTTGAGCATCATGGCGATCATTATCTGGGGGATCACCGCCGTCTTCCCGGGCAAGGTCACAGCGCCCCCACCCCGGCGCAAAAAGCCCGGTTCCGCCCGAGCCTCCTCCGCACCCACAAACCAGACTGATCAGGCGGTTGTTGCCGCCATCTCGACGGCTGCCGCCGGGGCTCATCCCGGCATGGTCGTCACAAATATTCAGGAGCTGAAGCAATGATAGCCGCGTCTTCCCCCCGTCAAATCCGTGTGATGTTCACGACATTCCGCGACGGTCTGCAGTCCGTCTTCGGAGGCAAGGTCCGCGTCAAGGACCTCATCCCAGCCATGGAAGCCTCAGTCGCTGCCGGCATCCGCCACTACGAGTTTGGCGGCGGCGCCCGGTTCCAGGCCCCCCTCATGTACTGCGGCGAGGATCCGTTTGAGTGCATGAAGCAGATGCGCGAGGTCCTCGGCAAGGACGCCATCACGCAGATTCTGACGCGCTCGGTCTCCGGCGTGACGTTGACCACCCAATCGCCCAACGGCCTGAAGCTGCAGGGCAAGCTGATGAAGGAATTCGGCACCGACTGGGATCGTAACTTCGACTATATGAACGACGTGTCGATGCTCGAGGCGACCGGCAGACCGATCGTCGAGGCCGGCATGCACCACCAGGCCGTCGTGGCCCTGATGGGTCTTCCCTTCGAGGACGACAAGGTCCACACAGCCGCCTTCTATACGGCCGTGGCCGAGCGCATCCTCAAGATGGACTGCAAGGTCGATTCGATCTGTATGAAGGACGCCAGCGGTACAACAACGCCGCACGTCGTCTACGAGACGGCCAAGGCGATTCGCAAGATCATGCCGCCCAAAATGCCCTTGTGGTTCCACACGCACGATACCGCCAGCACGGCTGTTGCCTGTAACATGGCGGCCATCGAGGGCGGCGTCGACGGCATCGACCTGGCCGTTCGACCGCTCGCCAGCGGCACCAGCCAGCCCGACGTCCGCAGCATGGCCCATGCCCTGAAGGGCACCGGCTACTCGCTCGATATCGACTCCACGAAGATGGGCGAGATCGAAGAGCTCCTGGCCGAGGGGCTGAAGGATTACGCCTTCAACCCGGTCGTCATGGCGCCCGACGCGCGCGTCTGCGGATTCCCGATGCCGGGCGGCGCCATCGGCCCGAACGTGCAGATGATGATTTCCGCCGGCATCCTGGACAAGTACGACCAGGTGCTGGCCGAGTTCCCGGTCGTCGTGGAAGCCGGCGGCGCCTGGACCAGCGTGACCCCAGGCAGCCAGCAGTACTGGCTTCAGGCCTTCAGCAACGTGCTCTACGGCCGCTGGGAGAAGATCGACCCGGGCTACGGCCGCGCCGTCCTCGGTTACTTCGGCAAGACGCCGCTGCCCCCGGACTCCAAGGTCGTCGAGATCGCGTCCAAGCAGCTCGGCCTTGAGCCCTTCGACGGCAATCCGCTCGAGGCGGCTCCGGACAATCTGGATAACGCCCGCGAGGAGCTGAAGAAAGCAGGTCTTGAGGTCAACGACAAGAACACGTTCCTGGTGCTGTCATCGATGGTGCCGGGCAAGAAGATCGAACTGAACGAAGGTATGCGTCTGCTGCAGGGCAAGGCCCGCGTGCAATTGCCGCTGAAAAAGAAGGAAGAGGCTCCGGCCGCCAAGCCCGCTGCCGCCGCCGCTTCTGCCGCACCCGCCGCTGCTCCCGCTGCGGCCCCTGCCGCCGCCGGCCCGACGTCGACCATGTGCACGGTCACCGAGAATGGCCAGACGCGTCTGTTCCAGGTGACGCTGATGCCGGCCGGCGCCGGAATGCCCGCCGGGATGATGATGCCGATGGCAGCTCCTGCAGGAGCTCCGGTCGGTGCGCCTGCCGCTGCCGTGGCCAAGGAAGCTGTTGAGATCTTCTCCCCGTTCGAGGGCGAGTGCCCGATCACGGATCTGAACGTCGATGAAGGCGACAAGGTGACGAAGGGACAGTCCCTGGCAGCCGTCGAGGCGATGAAGGCCACCCACGAAGTCCGCTCGCCAGTCGACGGCACCGTTTGTGCCGTTCATCTGGGAGTTGGCGATGTGACCGACGCCCACAACCCGATCCTCTCCATTACACCGGATAAGTAGTCCATGGATACCCTGATGCAACTGGTGCAAAGCTCCGGCTTTGCCTCCCTGCAATGGCAGAATCTCGTAATGTTCGTGGTGGCGGGTGTACTCATCTACCTCGCCATCGTGAAGGAATTCGAGCCGTTGCTACTGATCCCGATCGGTTTTGGCGCCATCCTGGCGAATCTGCCCGGCGCAGAGATGCTGGCTGAGCACGTCGCGATCAAGGACGGTGAATTCGGCAATGTCCCGATGTTCAAGCTGCTCTACAGCACGGTGTTCTCTGTGATGCCTCCGATCATCTTCCTGGGCGTTGGGGCATTGACGGACTTCCGGCCGTTGCTGGGCCGTCCCATTACGTTCCTCCTCGGCGCGGCTGCCCAATTGGGAATCGCCGTGGCCGCGTGTGCTGCTTTTCTGCTGCTGGGCTTTGACGCCAACGAAGCTGCCTCCATCGGAATCATCGGGGGCGCGGATGGCCCGACCTCGATCTTCGTTGCATCGAAGCTGGCTCCGCACCTTCTCGGTCCGATCGCCGTGGCGGCGTACAGTTACATGGCCCTCGTTCCGATCATCCAGCCTCCGATCATTCACCTGATGACCACGCAGAAGGAACGCGAGATCGACATGCCGCAGGCCAAGCCTGTCTCGCGCACTGCCCTGATCCTGTTTCCGATCGTCATGGCAATCCTCGGCATCCTGGCCGTTCCGGACGCGGGCCCGCTCCTCGGCCTGTTGATGTTCGGCAACCTGATGCGCGAATGCGGCGTCGTGGATCGCCTGGCGAAGACCGCCGGCGCCCAGTTGATCGACATCGTCACGATCTTCCTCGGCCTGCTGGTCGGCATGAAGATGCAGGGCGATACTTTCCTGCAGGTGCAGTCCCTTTACATCCTCTTCCTCGGCATGATCGCGTTCAGCTTCAGCACCTTCGGCGGCCTTGCGTTCGCCAAGATCCTGAACCTCTTCCTGCCGGAAAAATCGAAGATCAACCCGTGTATCGGCGCTGCCGGTGTGAGCGCCGTTCCGATGGCGGCCCGCGTTGTGCAGAATTACGTGCACAACAAGACCGAAGGCCGCGTAAATCCGTTGATGGCAGCCATGGGTCCGAACGTGGCCGGCGTGATTGGCTCTGCCGTCGCGGCGGGCGTTTTCCTGGCCCTCCTGCACTGAGAGCTTCCCGGGGCCGGGCGAGTTTGACTTGTCCGGCTCCTTTCCCCTGCGCTTGACGCGGGGCCTCGCCTCCAGGGAAGCTGGCTCCTCGAATCCGAAGGAGCATCGCATGGCCGACGCGCAGCAAGAACAGCCCCTCCTCGATATCCGTAACCTCCGGACCTACTTCTACAGCCAGGACGGCGTTTCTCGCGCTGTCGACGGTGTGAGTTACACGGTCCATCGCAAGCGCACGCTCGGAATCGTCGGCGAGTCCGGCTGCGGCAAGTCCGTGACGGCGATGTCCGTGCTCCAGTTGATCCCCACGCCCCCGGGCAAGATCGAATCCGGCGAGATCTGGTACAAGGACCGCAATCTCCTCAAGCTGACGAAGCGCGAGATGCGGCGTATCCGCGGCAACGAGATCAGCATGATTTTCCAGGAGCCGATGACATCGCTGAATCCGGTCTTCACCGTCGGCGATCAGATCGGCGAGGTCTTCCGCGTTCACAAAGGCCTCGGCAAAAAGGAGTCGATCCAGGAAGCCATCCGGATGATGGAGCTGGTGAAGATCCCCGCCGCGGCGAAGCGCGTGAACGACTTCCCACACCAGATGTCCGGCGGCATGCGCCAGCGCGTGATGATCGCCATGGCACTGGCCTGCGATCCGGGTCTGCTGATCGCGGACGAGCCCACGACGGCTCTCGACGTGACCGTCCAGGCGCAGGTTCTTGATTTGATGGCGGATTTGAAGGAAAGCCAGGGATCTGCGATTCTGATGATCACACACGACCTGGGCGTGATCGCGGAGATCAGCGACGCTGTGGCCGTCATGTATGCCGGCCAAATCGTCGAATACGGCGAGACCGACGAGATCTTCGAGAACCCGATGCACCCGTACACGCTGGGGTTGCTGGAATCCCGCCCGAGTCTGGCCGAGATCAAACAGAAGGCCGATCTGAAGCCGATCAAGGGCG
This DNA window, taken from bacterium, encodes the following:
- the mazG gene encoding nucleoside triphosphate pyrophosphohydrolase; translation: MSESENKNQSAGRPAPDNPDQFRRLVEIMECLLAPDGCPWDREQSHRTLRPYVVEEAYEVCEAIDLEDWDELRAELGDLGLQIVFHSALGKREGLFDVDDVYRGVCEKLIRRHPHVFGEVTADDAGTVLKNWEAIKRQEREEKRDGDRPVSALDGVPKALPALQRAQRLQTKAARVGFDWSTIGPVWSKIHEEIDELREQHDLMDPEKIEDELGDLFFALVNLARFLKVDPEQACHSTNAKFTRRFHYIEARAREMGRKLEEMTLEEMDVLWEESKRKEKGKE
- a CDS encoding DUF2029 domain-containing protein, which translates into the protein MKTEDYDPALNDPALHAIRRGWDCVRSASHIEKICLALLLLLAITFLPFGRTSPGAHIGNEPGNAMANQPARLGGGIWKPLAVDSGYLFKDRIATDYFCVYEAGSLVLHGRDPFLVNLISADPLKHPPTRAPWVATYRYLPLTAVLLGVPLNVLPPWSAYVAWIALNFVLLIANFLLCVGRRPKALLVLGVIWLAWFPLSVEWYMGQFSLLMASLMLWSLDALSRGVKLGAWLWAASVALKVYTCAMALPLWLWHWRRTVILTAVILGSTTIGYFALNPQSRDYFQSRGLEGRVLMHEQQPYAGAQGMQAGVNATIWVLQGRSFNQPLAPEDAPTSPLRDPVTWAVGAMLGIFGLAVLWSLKDYRKGFSPVAMGMFWLIWFYAYRDTWEHHMVLLQALVAFWLIFGVLKPWQAIVTWVGAGTPSLWLPFLWAQANNIEPAQTLLGLLYFWQRPAAILFVTVAGLLHMKKRMKAIE
- a CDS encoding UbiD family decarboxylase; protein product: MAVSPSNLREFLDLLRRRGELVEIDTPVDADQEIAEIHRRVIAADGPALLFRDVKGAGFPVVTNLFGTLERTRLAFGPRPEEFVREAASFAKEAMPPRPRDLWKARGLIRDGLKVGLKTRSAGPVLEVRERPNLERVPMLKTWPEDGGAFMTLPLVLTTSPQDGTPNLGMYRIQRYNARETGIHWQIGKGGGFHYSEAEAQNESLPVTIFAGGPPALILGAIAPLPEGIPELLLSSLLLGRKLPVVRRKGWPHPLVAEAEFAFMGRVPPRLRRDEGPFGDHYGYYSLKHPYPVFQCERVWRRSDAIWPATVVGKPRQEDFYIGDYLQELLSPLFPLVMPAVRDLWSYGETGFHSLAGAVVRERYPREAMMSAFRILGEGQLSLTKFLLATDAPIELRDFPTTLEYILARCRWETDLFVFSNLSMDTLDYTGPEVNKGSKGVLVGLGDPIRELPREFRGDSGPCREVQVFCPGCLVVGGATFAEDENFGETIARHPDFAEWPLIVLCDDPARAAANSISFLWTTFTRFEPAADIHAAEKRIVRNHIAYTGPIVIDARMKPWYPDELFAAPEIAKRVDERWNDYFPKRNVAMGSSDFGHLV
- a CDS encoding OadG family protein, with protein sequence MPETPHLVAYCFIAMLTVASLLSIMAIIIWGITAVFPGKVTAPPPRRKKPGSARASSAPTNQTDQAVVAAISTAAAGAHPGMVVTNIQELKQ
- a CDS encoding biotin attachment protein codes for the protein MIAASSPRQIRVMFTTFRDGLQSVFGGKVRVKDLIPAMEASVAAGIRHYEFGGGARFQAPLMYCGEDPFECMKQMREVLGKDAITQILTRSVSGVTLTTQSPNGLKLQGKLMKEFGTDWDRNFDYMNDVSMLEATGRPIVEAGMHHQAVVALMGLPFEDDKVHTAAFYTAVAERILKMDCKVDSICMKDASGTTTPHVVYETAKAIRKIMPPKMPLWFHTHDTASTAVACNMAAIEGGVDGIDLAVRPLASGTSQPDVRSMAHALKGTGYSLDIDSTKMGEIEELLAEGLKDYAFNPVVMAPDARVCGFPMPGGAIGPNVQMMISAGILDKYDQVLAEFPVVVEAGGAWTSVTPGSQQYWLQAFSNVLYGRWEKIDPGYGRAVLGYFGKTPLPPDSKVVEIASKQLGLEPFDGNPLEAAPDNLDNAREELKKAGLEVNDKNTFLVLSSMVPGKKIELNEGMRLLQGKARVQLPLKKKEEAPAAKPAAAAASAAPAAAPAAAPAAAGPTSTMCTVTENGQTRLFQVTLMPAGAGMPAGMMMPMAAPAGAPVGAPAAAVAKEAVEIFSPFEGECPITDLNVDEGDKVTKGQSLAAVEAMKATHEVRSPVDGTVCAVHLGVGDVTDAHNPILSITPDK
- a CDS encoding sodium ion-translocating decarboxylase subunit beta → MDTLMQLVQSSGFASLQWQNLVMFVVAGVLIYLAIVKEFEPLLLIPIGFGAILANLPGAEMLAEHVAIKDGEFGNVPMFKLLYSTVFSVMPPIIFLGVGALTDFRPLLGRPITFLLGAAAQLGIAVAACAAFLLLGFDANEAASIGIIGGADGPTSIFVASKLAPHLLGPIAVAAYSYMALVPIIQPPIIHLMTTQKEREIDMPQAKPVSRTALILFPIVMAILGILAVPDAGPLLGLLMFGNLMRECGVVDRLAKTAGAQLIDIVTIFLGLLVGMKMQGDTFLQVQSLYILFLGMIAFSFSTFGGLAFAKILNLFLPEKSKINPCIGAAGVSAVPMAARVVQNYVHNKTEGRVNPLMAAMGPNVAGVIGSAVAAGVFLALLH
- a CDS encoding ABC transporter ATP-binding protein, which produces MADAQQEQPLLDIRNLRTYFYSQDGVSRAVDGVSYTVHRKRTLGIVGESGCGKSVTAMSVLQLIPTPPGKIESGEIWYKDRNLLKLTKREMRRIRGNEISMIFQEPMTSLNPVFTVGDQIGEVFRVHKGLGKKESIQEAIRMMELVKIPAAAKRVNDFPHQMSGGMRQRVMIAMALACDPGLLIADEPTTALDVTVQAQVLDLMADLKESQGSAILMITHDLGVIAEISDAVAVMYAGQIVEYGETDEIFENPMHPYTLGLLESRPSLAEIKQKADLKPIKGAVPSPMHHPAGCRFHPRCPFSSEECKKDSPEMRELRPGHTVRCHWAEKILEGTQPSHEVETFAVG